A region of Martelella sp. NC20 DNA encodes the following proteins:
- a CDS encoding helix-turn-helix domain-containing protein produces the protein MATKRRFKSDAFEAIHSAVEGMAAAGTIDKETMRTFDEDCLVIPQELTPDAIKALREHNHVSQPVFARYLNTSPSTVQKWETGTKRPSGPALKLLSLVQKHGLQMLG, from the coding sequence ATGGCGACTAAGCGCAGGTTCAAGAGCGATGCTTTCGAGGCGATCCACAGTGCAGTCGAAGGCATGGCAGCGGCCGGCACCATCGACAAGGAAACGATGCGGACCTTCGATGAAGACTGCCTTGTAATCCCGCAGGAACTGACGCCTGACGCGATCAAGGCTCTGCGCGAACACAATCACGTCAGCCAGCCGGTCTTTGCCCGTTACCTGAACACAAGCCCGTCAACGGTGCAGAAATGGGAAACCGGCACCAAGCGGCCAAGCGGGCCGGCACTCAAGCTCCTGTCTCTGGTACAAAAGCATGGGCTGCAGATGCTCGGCTGA
- a CDS encoding type II toxin-antitoxin system RelE/ParE family toxin: MSERVFKTAWFAKAAKKARITDKALSKTIHQVALGQADDLGGGVFKKRLNENMHRSIVLAKAGEFWVFAYLFAKKDRANIDDDELAAFRKLAELYRRKTIADLEAELGIGALLEIDHGD; this comes from the coding sequence ATGTCAGAACGAGTGTTCAAAACAGCGTGGTTCGCAAAAGCGGCAAAGAAGGCGCGGATAACCGACAAGGCTCTGTCGAAGACAATCCACCAGGTTGCCCTTGGCCAAGCCGACGATCTTGGCGGCGGCGTCTTCAAGAAGCGGCTCAACGAAAACATGCATCGGTCCATCGTTCTGGCAAAAGCCGGAGAATTCTGGGTGTTCGCCTATCTCTTCGCCAAGAAGGACCGGGCGAACATCGATGACGACGAGCTTGCGGCCTTCCGGAAGCTCGCGGAGCTTTACCGTCGCAAGACGATTGCCGACCTCGAGGCTGAACTTGGGATCGGCGCCCTGCTGGAGATAGACCATGGCGACTAA
- a CDS encoding cytochrome c biogenesis CcdA family protein — MEFSSIGMATAFAAGVISFLSPCVLPLVPGYISYVAGRTISPDGIAADTEFRAAGRTLGLSLCFVLGFTTVFVILGASATVLSRLLRMYLFEANLIGGGIVIVFGLFTTGLVPMPWLNREARFHANPGSGSAGAAYLLGLAFAFGWAPCIGPVLGAILTLSAANATVASGTTLLAVYSLGLGLPFILAALFMRGFMARMMSMRRTGRVLKIVAGGVMVVMGIAMITGHLSSFAIWLLQTFPALGRIG, encoded by the coding sequence ATGGAGTTCTCCAGTATCGGAATGGCGACGGCTTTCGCCGCTGGCGTTATATCCTTCCTGTCGCCCTGCGTTCTGCCGCTGGTGCCGGGCTATATTTCCTACGTTGCAGGCCGCACGATTAGCCCGGACGGAATTGCGGCCGATACAGAATTCAGGGCAGCGGGCCGAACTCTCGGCCTCAGCCTCTGCTTCGTGCTCGGCTTCACGACCGTGTTTGTCATCCTTGGGGCCAGCGCCACCGTGTTGAGCCGGCTCTTGCGCATGTATCTTTTCGAAGCGAACCTGATTGGCGGAGGGATCGTTATCGTCTTCGGCCTATTCACGACCGGCCTCGTACCAATGCCCTGGCTCAATCGTGAAGCCCGGTTCCATGCCAATCCGGGCAGCGGAAGCGCTGGGGCCGCTTATCTCCTGGGTCTCGCTTTTGCGTTCGGCTGGGCTCCCTGCATCGGACCAGTGCTAGGTGCGATTCTGACCCTCTCCGCTGCCAACGCCACGGTTGCAAGCGGAACGACGCTGCTCGCCGTCTATTCCCTGGGCCTTGGCCTCCCTTTCATCTTGGCGGCTTTATTCATGCGCGGGTTCATGGCGCGGATGATGTCGATGCGCCGCACCGGCCGGGTGCTCAAAATCGTCGCTGGTGGGGTGATGGTGGTGATGGGCATCGCCATGATCACCGGCCATCTCTCTAGCTTTGCAATATGGCTGCTCCAGACGTTCCCGGCCCTCGGTCGGATCGGCTAA
- the lspA gene encoding signal peptidase II, translated as MLRLGLPLALGGFFIDQATKWWVMDHVMNPPQVIPVTGFFNLVLGFNTGVSFGLFGQAPVWLLMAFPLAIVAGLLIWIHRSDSRLTASALGLVVGGALGNLLDRLRQGAVTDFLDFYIGSYHWPAFNLADVAIVCGVGLLLMESILVKGKAKAA; from the coding sequence ATGCTCAGGCTCGGCCTTCCACTCGCCCTTGGCGGGTTTTTCATTGATCAGGCGACGAAGTGGTGGGTCATGGACCATGTTATGAATCCACCTCAGGTCATTCCCGTCACCGGCTTCTTTAATCTCGTGCTCGGCTTTAACACCGGCGTGAGCTTCGGATTGTTCGGCCAGGCGCCGGTTTGGCTCCTGATGGCGTTCCCGCTCGCTATAGTCGCCGGCCTCCTTATCTGGATCCATCGAAGCGACAGCCGCCTGACGGCATCCGCCCTCGGGCTCGTGGTTGGGGGGGCGCTCGGCAATCTGCTCGACCGGCTCCGGCAGGGTGCCGTGACGGATTTCCTGGATTTTTACATCGGCAGCTATCATTGGCCCGCCTTCAATCTTGCCGACGTGGCGATTGTCTGTGGGGTAGGGCTTTTGCTGATGGAGAGCATTCTGGTAAAAGGCAAAGCAAAGGCTGCATGA
- a CDS encoding flavin-containing monooxygenase — protein MNRSPRQLSVSHGSEEIDVLVIGAGQAGLAAGYYLARPELSFQIVDRHARVGDSWRHRYDSLTLFTPRAFSSLPGLALDGDPEGYPTRDEFANYLETYASHFDLPVHSGNGVARLERRADERFAAQLDDGRYIVAKAVIVATGAFQKPIIPTIAAGFDSAVKQLTPESYHNPSDLPLGMVLIVGDGASGRDIAAELALTHEVVLAAGRSRRLFPERILGQSTWWWLHTLGLMRARPESTIGRVMRRADPFPDRDRSLDDLERRGVAVAKRLVSSQDRLAFFADGSKRVIDSVIWCIGYRDDSAWLQIPGSTRSNGSILQEGSLSPVPGLFHLGRPWQRNRASAFVMGAGEDASAVVAACAKFCSGRDVPV, from the coding sequence ATGAACAGAAGCCCTCGCCAGCTATCCGTGAGCCATGGTTCGGAGGAAATAGACGTTCTAGTGATCGGCGCGGGTCAAGCGGGACTCGCAGCCGGCTATTATCTTGCCCGACCAGAGCTTTCATTCCAAATCGTCGATCGCCATGCCCGCGTCGGCGACAGTTGGCGCCATCGCTACGATTCCCTGACCCTGTTCACTCCGCGCGCATTTAGTTCGCTGCCTGGTCTTGCGCTCGATGGGGACCCAGAAGGCTATCCAACGCGAGACGAGTTTGCGAATTATCTCGAAACCTACGCCAGCCATTTCGACCTACCGGTGCATTCCGGAAATGGTGTGGCTCGGCTCGAACGCCGGGCCGATGAGCGGTTCGCCGCGCAACTCGACGATGGCAGGTACATAGTAGCGAAGGCAGTGATCGTCGCGACGGGTGCGTTTCAGAAACCGATAATCCCAACGATTGCTGCCGGCTTCGACAGCGCAGTCAAGCAACTAACACCGGAAAGTTATCACAATCCCAGTGATCTCCCGCTTGGCATGGTCCTTATTGTCGGAGATGGAGCAAGCGGACGCGACATCGCAGCCGAGCTGGCTTTGACCCATGAAGTGGTGCTTGCGGCTGGACGCAGCCGCCGTCTGTTTCCCGAGCGCATTCTGGGCCAGAGTACATGGTGGTGGCTGCACACATTGGGCTTGATGAGAGCAAGGCCCGAATCGACGATAGGACGCGTGATGCGGCGCGCGGACCCCTTTCCTGACAGGGATCGGAGCCTTGACGACTTGGAACGAAGGGGCGTAGCCGTCGCGAAACGCTTAGTCTCTTCACAAGACCGCCTCGCATTCTTTGCCGATGGATCGAAACGGGTGATCGATTCCGTCATCTGGTGCATCGGATATCGAGACGATAGCGCATGGCTCCAGATTCCAGGCAGTACCCGTTCCAACGGAAGCATTCTGCAAGAAGGCAGCCTTTCTCCCGTACCGGGCCTTTTTCATCTAGGACGTCCGTGGCAGCGAAATCGTGCTTCAGCCTTCGTGATGGGCGCTGGTGAAGATGCTTCCGCAGTTGTCGCCGCATGCGCGAAATTCTGCTCCGGTCGCGACGTGCCGGTATGA